gaatgttatatggtcagatgaaaccaaaatataactttttggtaaaaactcaactcgtcgtgtttggaggacaaagaatgctgagttgcatccaaagaacaccatacctactgtgaagcatgggggtggaaacatcatgctttggggctgtttttctgcaaagggaccaggatgactgatccgtgtaaaggaaagaatgaatggggccatgtatcgtgagattttgagtgaaaacctccttccatcagcaagggcattgaagatgaaacgtggctgggtctttcagcatgacaatgatcccaaacacaccgcccgggcaacgaaggagtggcttcgtaagaagcatttcaaggtcctggagtggcctagccagtctccagatctcaaccccatagaaaatcattggagggagttgaaagtccgtgttgcccagcgacagccccaaaacatcactgctctagaggagatctgcatggaggaatgggccaaaataccagcaacagtgtgtgaaaaccttgtgaagacttacagaaaacgtttgacctgtgtcaataccaacaaagggtatataacaaagtattgagaaacttttgttattgaccaaatacttattttccaccataatttgcaaataaattcataaaaaaaactacaatgtgattttctggatttttttccctaattttgtctgtcatagttgacgtgtacctatgatgaaaattacaggcctctctcatctttttaagtgggagaacttgcacaattggtggctgactaaatacttttttccccactgtatatatatatatatatatatatatatatatagtattatAGCTACTACTTTTATTGTTGTCACTGTTGTTTTCATAATTGTGTGTATCACTTTGCTTTGGCAACATTTACGTTGTTATTCATGCCATTAAAGCATATtgaatttgaattaattaattagagaaagcgagagagagagagagacagagagagcggggggagggggagcgcgagagagagagagagagagagagagagggagagcgtgagagagagaaagataatttaaatatatataaaaaaatcccTCTCTTTTACACTTTGTACCTGTTTTTTTTCTATCAATTCTCTGAAGGTTCATCTCCGTCAACCTGGTCTCAATTCCCCCATACCCTTAGACATGGTCCCTAACTCTCTTGACGACATGTATGACGGCTGCACTGAACAAATGTACAACAAGGTGCAGAAGGAATATCTGGAACATGAAAACAACAGGGAAGGGATCTTCAAACAAGCCTGGATGAATGCAGAAAAATGTGCAAGAAAGGCCAAGTCCAATTCTAAAGGCAAACTTACACATGATCATATCAAGGCTATCTGTGCTTACACAGCAGGTTTCCCTAAGATATACCCAGTGTTCAACCAAGCAGTCCGGACCAAAAGAACAGAGTACACAACCTCCTTCCAGTTCCACTCCCTGCATTTCCTGCTGACTGACGCCATTCGCCTCCTGAAACTAAACCAACAGACCTGTCACACCACATACCGGAGAACCAACATGGAGTTTGGAGGTGAAGTTAACAAAATAATCAGATTCGGCTTATTTGCCTCCagctctcttgagaagggaattTCAAAAAAAATTGGAGACAAGTCTTGCTTTGACATAAATACATGTTTTGCCGCTAATCTGAAGTCCTACCCCAACATGGGGAATCATGAAAAGGAGGTGTTGATTCCACCGTATGAAGTGTTCAAAGTTACTGCCGTGATGAAGAAAGAAAATGATGAAAACCTTTGGTGCGATGTTGTGTACAAACTAGAGAGTATCAAACCCCCCAAGAGTAACCTGAATTGCAACATTTTTAAGAAGCCAATTATTAATTAAGAAAATCTATGTTGATCTTGAGTAATTGTCCCTAAATAGGATTCAAATCAAACAGCCAGGCTGCTTATCCTTCTTAAAGTAAATAAAGCCAAACAATGTGTTTTCAGTGTGTAAAGCTTTTATTGTA
This Coregonus clupeaformis isolate EN_2021a unplaced genomic scaffold, ASM2061545v1 scaf1707, whole genome shotgun sequence DNA region includes the following protein-coding sequences:
- the LOC121559834 gene encoding T-cell ecto-ADP-ribosyltransferase 1-like, with the translated sequence SLKVHLRQPGLNSPIPLDMVPNSLDDMYDGCTEQMYNKVQKEYLEHENNREGIFKQAWMNAEKCARKAKSNSKGKLTHDHIKAICAYTAGFPKIYPVFNQAVRTKRTEYTTSFQFHSLHFLLTDAIRLLKLNQQTCHTTYRRTNMEFGGEVNKIIRFGLFASSSLEKGISKKIGDKSCFDINTCFAANLKSYPNMGNHEKEVLIPPYEVFKVTAVMKKENDENLWCDVVYKLESIKPPKSNLNCNIFKKPIIN